Proteins encoded together in one Impatiens glandulifera chromosome 1, dImpGla2.1, whole genome shotgun sequence window:
- the LOC124917991 gene encoding uncharacterized protein LOC124917991, with protein sequence MVTRDRIAAMKINFLLILVVVLLGFSHMNSLNAIPLTRTIAIMHEVQGFKDSKNTLINLEPEKKMIDVEETSMIRRMDVELHDYPGSGANNRHNPKPQLGRGCFDC encoded by the exons ATGGTTACTAGAGATAGAATTGCAGCCATGAAGATAAATTTTCTCCTTATATTAGTGGTTGTTCTACTAGGGTTTTCTCATATGAACTCATTGAATGCCATTCCACTTACAA GAACAATAGCCATAATGCATGAAGTTCAAGGTTTTAAAGATTCGAAGAACACCCTTATCAATTTG GAACCCGAGAAGAAAATGATTGATGTGGAAGAGACGAGTATGATAAGAAGAATGGATGTTGAGCTCCATGATTACCCGGGATCAGGAGCTAATAATCGCCACAATCCAAAGCCACAACTAGGTCGAGGCTGTTTTGATTGTTGA